One segment of Danio aesculapii chromosome 3, fDanAes4.1, whole genome shotgun sequence DNA contains the following:
- the LOC130220663 gene encoding zinc finger protein 239-like gives MEETHRHVKTREKTRSLKRKDKNCFTCTQCGKSLSNKKSLRRHMMIHTGEKPFTCSQCGTSFRHSSNLNYHMMIHTGEKTHKCDQCSKTFLMASGLRSHLQIHGKEKPYSCSVCGKGFRHQDGLRNHQKIHTGVKEYMCFECEKTFRTAEKLKIHERIHTGEKPYICSLCNKRFSRLEQMKIHARIHTGEKPYKCSHCDKRFGYSGILKKHERIHTGEKPYKCSHCDKRFSDSGHLKTHERIHTGEKPYKCSHCDKRFGYSGILIKHERIHTGEKPYTCSHCDKRFRQLGGLKTHERIHTGEKPYICLHCDKPFRQLGQLKKHERIHTREKP, from the coding sequence ATGGAGGAGACACACCGTCACGTCAAAACGAGAGAAAAAACTCGCTCActgaaaagaaaagacaaaaactgtttcacctgcactcagtgtggaaagagtctatCAAACAAAAAGAGTCTCCGAcgtcacatgatgatccacactggagagaaaccattcacatgttctCAGTGTGGGACCAGTTTCAGACACTCATCAAACCTTAATtatcacatgatgatccacactggagagaaaacacacaagtgtgatcagtgcagcaaaacatttttgatgGCTTCAGGGCTGAGGAGCCACCTTCAGATTCATGGAAAGGAGAAGCCTTATTCGTGCTCTGTGTGTGGAAAGGGTTTCAGACATCAAGATGGTTTAAGAAatcatcagaagatccacaccggTGTGAAAGAGTACATGTGCTTCGAGTGTGAGAAGACCTTTCGTACGGCTGAAAAATTGAAAATCCAtgagagaattcacactggagagaaaccttacatttGTTCACTGTGCAATAAGAGATTCAGTCGGCTAGAACAGATGAAAATACATgcgaggattcacactggagagaaaccgtacaagtgttcacactgtgacaagaggttcGGTTATTCAGGAATCCTGAAAAAAcacgagaggattcacactggcgagaaaccgtacaagtgttcacactgtgacaagagattcagtgattcaggacatctgaaaacacatgagaggattcacactggagagaaaccgtacaagtgttcacactgcgacaagagattcggTTATTCAGGAATCTTGATaaaacatgagaggattcacactggagagaaaccgtacacgtgttcacactgcgacaagagattcagacaGTTAGGaggcctgaaaacacatgagaggattcacactggagagaaaccgtacattTGTTTACACTGCGACAAGCCATTCAGACAGTTAGGACAGCTGAAaaaacatgagaggattcacaccaGAGAGAAACCTTAA